One Cyclopterus lumpus isolate fCycLum1 chromosome 7, fCycLum1.pri, whole genome shotgun sequence DNA window includes the following coding sequences:
- the c7h1orf194 gene encoding protein C1orf194 homolog: MSRRDPFPFPKFENGFTLSGFRPQQRATYDKPAHIAQTEEPWCRLHDTATLASSRRSSVHYEHQAPKDSLDFQLKSVYDHHKDFFWFRNQMLYQKETVSEGHRSVQPHCAGSGSSGASFSLTQQEDIRVWVDPQRNSIHSIK; encoded by the exons ATGTCTCGCCGGGATCCTTTCCCCTTTCCAAAGTTTGAAAACGGCTTCACTCTCAGCGGCTTCCGGCCGCAGCAG AGAGCCACCTATGATAAGCCTGCCCATATCGCCCAAACAGAGGAACCCTGGTGTCGTCTCCATGATACCGCTACTTTGGCCAGCTCCCGGCGGAGTAGTGTGCATTATGAGCATCAG GCACCCAAGGATAGCCTCGACTTCCAACTAAAGTCTGTGTACGATCACCACAAGGACTTCTTCTGGTTCAGGAACCAGATGTTATACCAGAAGGAGACCGTCTCTGAGGGCCACAGGTCGGTGCAACCTCACTGTGCTGGCAGTGGCAGTTCAGGAGCCTCATTCAGCCTCACTCAACAAGAAGACATCAGAGTGTGGGTCGATCCACAGAGGAACTCCATTCACAGCATTAAGTGA
- the smc5 gene encoding structural maintenance of chromosomes protein 5, which translates to MATSTKKRRQSHLNAGSQTSNSAASMFSGGQTDQLGVDGRFVEGSILRITMKNFLTYDYSVLYPGPNLNMIVGANGTGKSSIVCAICLGLAGKTAILGRGDKIGLYVKRGCSKGFIEIELFKTGGNLVINREIHVENNQSLWMLNGRHCNQKSVEEEVKALHIQVNNLCQFLPQEKVGEFAKMSKIELLEATEKSVGPPEMYEYHCELKNFRNKERELENVVKEKASFLEKAKQRNERNKHDVNRYYEKKRHLDVIELLEKKKPWVEYETTRKEFEGAKKERDNAKKQLSALKQAQAPMLGKIQLIDNQLKPTEAQIKAKTIAIKEASLKCKQKQEQLDRKHKEIEDIKQTQRLKQMEEEDHQKRISNTRRTIDDLKAELAKVGDQPDVTPRINAVNVELRNIREERAKIEGEKADLRREKDNLHAESTMLVRKLSDMNNMMNAKEQKLQRRHRDTHTALHWLRQNRQLFGGNVHEPMMLVINVRDHRFAKFVENHISFHDLRAFVFQRKDDMEKFMIEVRDKMNLKVNSISAPEESCSRRQPSRNIESLRRFGFFTYLREMFDAPDEVMSYLCHQYKVHDVPVGNDQTKAMIKTVIEEPYLRVLYTTEERYTLKRSHYSNKISTSNSAVHPSQYLTITVDAEEKRLLEQQMKACEVKLREIDERIKTLQAEAATLDRRDNELLAEKKHLSEVKGKKRQLEQKISTKQDSLGQMEHSVIDLQKIEEETKEKIAVVNSHKVSIVTVFMAQMKLRSKLTMEKVYLALETVGLMAEKAKLENDCRDGATELKTTEQKCSRLEQRKVQLTEQCKGLLKRAMAICKMKPDESLPEDLRNAFSKLPDTLDEIDAMLNEERSRAECFTGLSENVVDEYNRREQEIKHLEKELEDKSNALNAYRQNISEAKERWLNPLKQLVEQINDKFSDFFRSMQCAGEVDLHSENEEEYDKYGIRIRVKFHSSTQLHELTAYHQSGGERSVSTMLYLMALQELNRCPFRVVDEINQGMDPVNERRVFDIVVRTACKETTSQYFFITPKLLQNLQYADEMTVLCVHNGSQMLPPNQWDEKAFIRRCIQRKARA; encoded by the exons ATGGCTACGTCCACCAAGAAACGGCGACAGAGTCACCTCAACGCCGGCTCACAAACGTCCAACAGCGCAGCGAGCATGTTCTCAGGCGGCCAGACGGACCAACTCGGAGTCGATGGTCGTTTTGTGGAGGGATCCATACTTCGCATCACCATGAAAAACTTCCT GACCTACGACTACTCTGTGCTGTATCCGGGACCCAATCTCAACATGATTGTTGGAGCCAATGGAACTGGCAAGTCGAGCATCGTGTGTGCCATCTGTCTGGGTCTGGCTGGCAAGACCGCTATCCTGGGCAGAGGAGACAAG atTGGGCTCTATGTCAAACGTGGGTGCAGTAAAGGATTTATTGAGATTGAACT GTTCAAGACTGGTGGTAATCTAGTGATTAACAGAGAGATCCACGTGGAGAACAACCAGTCACTGTGGATGCTGAATGGAAGACACTGCAACCAGAAATCAGTGGAAGAAGAAGTCAAGGCTCTGCATATCCAAGTCAACAACCTCTGCCAGTTTCTGCCTCAG GAAAAAGTGGGAGAGTTTGCCAAGATGTCCAAAATTGAGTTGCTGGAGGCAACTGAGAAGTCAGTGGGACCACCAGAGATGTATGAGTACCATTGTGAGCTCAAAAACTTTCGCAACAAAGAACGAGAACTGGAG AACGTTGTGAAGGAGAAGGCCAGTTTCCTTGAAAAGGCCAAGCAGAGGAACGAGAGGAACAAACATGATGTGAACCGTTACTACGAAAAGAAGAGACATCTGGACGTGATTGAGTTGCTTGAGAAGAAGAAGCCGTGGGTG GAGTACGAGACCACCCGTAAGGAGTTTGAGGGTGCGAAGAAGGAGCGAGACAACGCCAAAAAGCAGCTCTCTGCCCTGAAGCAGGCCCAGGCGCCCATGCTGGGGAAGATCCAGCTGATTGATAACCAGCTGAAGCCCACAGAGGCACAAATAAAGGCTAAG actaTTGCCATCAAAGAAGCTTCTCTGAAGTGCAAACAGAAACAAGAACAGTTGGATCGAAAACACAAAGAG ATAGAAGATATTAAACAGACACAAAGGCTAAAGCAGATGGAAGAGGAAGACCACCAGAAGCGAATCAGCAACACTAGACGGACCATTGATGACTTGAAGGCAGAGCTCGCCAAAGTTGGCGACCAACCTGACGTGACTCCACGAATCAATGCTGTGAATGTCGAGCTGAGGAACATCCGGGAAGAGAGAGCCAAGATCGAAGGAGAGAAGGCCGACCTACGCAGGGAGAAAGACAACCTCCATGCTGAGTCCACAA TGTTGGTGAGAAAGCTCAGTGACATGAACAACATGATGAATGCCAAAGAGCAAAAGCTGCAAAGACgccacagggacacacacactgccctccaCTGGCTCCGGCAGAACAGACAACTCTTTGGTGGAAATGTCCATGAGCCCATGATGCTGGTG ATCAATGTGAGAGATCATCGCTTTGCTAAGTTCGTGGAGAACCACATCTCATTCCACGATCTGAGGGCGTTTGTCTTCCAGAGAAAAGACGACATGGAGAAATTCATGATAGAG GTCCGTGACAAGATGAACTTGAAAGTGAACTCCATCTCTGCTCCGGAGGAATCGTGCTCTCGGCGGCAGCCATCCCGAAATATTGAGTCCCTAAG GCGTTTTGGGTTCTTCACCTACTTACGCGAGATGTTCGACGCCCCTGATGAGGTGATGAGTTACCTCTGTCACCAGTACAAAGTGCATGACGTTCCGGTGGGCAATGACCAAACTAAAGCCATGATTAAAACG GTGATTGAGGAGCCCTACCTCAGGGTGTTATACACAACAGAGGAGAGGTACACATTGAAGAGGTCCCATTACTCCAACAAGATCAGCACCAGTAACTCTGCAGTGCACCCTTCCCAGTACCTCACCATCACTGTGGATGCTGAAGAGAAGCGGCTGCTGGAGCAGCAGATGAAG GCCTGTGAGGTGAAGTTACGAGAAATCGATGAGCGGATAAAGACCCTGCAGGCGGAAGCTGCCACACTGGATCGCCGTGACAACGAGTTGTTGGCAGAGAAGAAGCACCTTTCTGAAGTAAAGGGCAAAAAGAGGCAACTGGAGCAGAAGATCAGTACTAAGCAGGACAG TCTGGGGCAGATGGAGCACAGCGTTATTGACCTGCAGAAGATTGAAGAGGAAACTAAAGAAAAAATTGCTGTTGTCAATTCCCACAAAGTGTCCATAGTCACAGTGTTCATGGCCCAAATGAAG CTGAGATCCAAGCTGACCATGGAGAAGGTATACCTGGCTTTGGAGACGGTGGGTCTGATGGCTGAGAAGGCCAAGCTGGAGAACGACTGTAGAGACGGCGCCACTGAACTAAAGACCACTGAG CAAAAATGTAGCCGTCTGGAGCAGAGGAAGGTGCAGCTGACGGAACAATGCAAAGGCCTGTTGAAGAGAGCAATGGCAATTTGCAAGATGAAACCTGACGAGTCATTACCTGAAGACCTTCGCAAT GCTTTCAGCAAGCTGCCTGACACACTAGACGAGATCGACGCCATGCTGAATGAGGAGCGGTCCAGAGCTGAGTGCTTCACTGGCCTCAGTGAAAAT GTTGTTGACGAGTACAacaggagagagcaggagatCAAACATCTGGAGAAAGAGCTGGAAGACAAGAGCAACGCTCTGAACGCCTACCGACAGAACATATCAGAG GCTAAGGAACGCTGGCTGAACCCGCTGAAGCAGCTGGTGGAACAGATTAATGACAAGTTCAGTGATTTCTTTCGCTCCATGCAGTGTGCAGGAGAGGTTGATCTGCACTCAGAGAATGAG GAGGAGTATGACAAGTATGGGATCCGAATTCGGGTGAAGTTCCACAGCAGCACTCAGCTCCACGAGCTGACGGCCTACCATCAGAGTGGAGGAGAGCGCAGCGTCTCCACAATGCTCTACCTCATGGCCCTGCAGGAGCTCAATCGCTGCCCCTTCAGAGTGGTGGACGAGATCAACCAG GGAATGGATCCTGTAAATGAGAGAAGAGTCTTTGACATTGTGGTCCGCACAGCCTGCAAAGAGACAACATCCCAGTACTTCTTCATAACACCCAAA ctgctgcagaatCTTCAGTACGCTGATGAGATGACTGTCCTTTGTGTGCATAACGGCAGCCAAATGCTTCCCCCTAACCAATGGGACGAGAAGGCTTTCATCAGACGATGTATCCAAAGAAAAGCCAGAGCATGA
- the zgc:195245 gene encoding protein FAM107B, which translates to MLDLDAAKKQITDRPCEEIPGYGHYKKETSVGRSRMSRQSTMDWSGNEGVQTRKLNGSSVETPRHQNLHQELLLTHKRGLLLEEKPELKRVLEQRRLELHKEEELAQRRPSDLETELRKRQQKLKEYEQEEIRQREKQQKIPEFVRVKDNLRRTQTSEQ; encoded by the exons ATGTTGGACTTGGATGCAGCAAAGAAACAGATAACAGACCGACCATGTGAAGAG ATACCAGGATATGGACATTACAAAAAAG AGACCTCTGTTGGCCGCTCCAGGATGTCCCGTCAGTCCACAATGGACTGGAGTGGTAACGAGGGCGTTCAGACCAGGAAACTGAACGGTTCCTCAGTGGAGACACCGAGGCACCAGAACCTGCACCAGGAGCTGCTGCTCACCCATAAACG GGGTCTGCTGCTTGAGGAGAAACCGGAGCTGAAACGAGTGCTGGAGCAGCGCAGACTGGAGCTGCACAAAGAAGAGGAGTTGGCACAGCGGCGGCCCTCCGATCTGGAGACAGAGCTTCGCAAGAGGCAACAGAAGCTGAAAGAG TATGAGCAGGAGGAGATCAGACAGCgggagaagcagcagaagatCCCAGAGTTTGTCCGTGTGAAGGACAACCTGAGGCGGACACAAACATCTGAGCAGTGA